In Carassius carassius chromosome 2, fCarCar2.1, whole genome shotgun sequence, the DNA window tcattcGAGATATCTGCTCTACTTTCAGTATGTTCTCAGAGTTAACCCTATGTTAGCCCAACCATAACTAACATATAAATCTGGAGAACGAATGAACCCTGGGAACATCAGAATGAAACTATTAAAAAGTCTTACAGTTGCTTAAAACAAGAAGGAAGATTTCAGATTACTTGCATATTTCAAAAAGGTCCTGTTCCAAAGTAGCCCTCTGCTTGAATGGGGATGCTAAGAATTTCACCAGGTATAGATAGATCTTGAGTCAACACACTCATTACTTTAAGCCTGAACAGCACTGACCTCTGCCGGTGAACGAAGCTCACGTCCAGAAAATTAAACCAAAACTCTTTGATCGCCACCTGGTGGCTGGCTGCAGTATAAAGTTTTCCCAACTCTCCGtgtagagggagagagagagagttttcccaaagataatttacattattttaggtCATTCTGATCATGCTGATGTGTGTTTAAGTGTTCCTTTTTCTAATAAGTTTACTTTTAGTCATTTGAAGCTATAAAAATGGAGTTTGGCGCTTCTGAGGAAGTTTTGGCGGGATGTTTGAGTGAGTTTCCAGTTCATGATCATCGGCACAAGATAATAGTCTATGCCTTGCATTTTTGAGGGGCAAGTCTTCACGTGAAAAATGGACACCCCgtcatttacatatatatatatatatatatatatatatatatatatatatatatatatatatatatatatatatataaaataaagttacATGTTATTTATTGCGCtaattaagtcaagtcaagtcacctttatttatatagcgctttaaacaaaatacattgtgtcaaagcaactgaacaacattcattaggaaaacagtatgtcaataatgcaaaatgatagttaaaggcagttcttcattgaattcagtgatgtcatctctgttcagttaaatagtgtctgtgcatttatttgcaatcaagtcaacgatatcgctgtaaatgaagcgtccccaactaagcaagccagaggcgacagcggcaaggaaccgaaactccatcggtgacagaatggagaaaaaaaccttgggagaaaccaggctcagttgggggggggggtcagttctcctctggaccggacgaaaccagtagttcaattccaggctgcagcaaagtcagattgtgcagaagaatcatccgtttcctgtggtcttgttaaCACTATACACTTCAaggctgttaccaatcaaattaaGTCAGTATCAAGAAAATCCATCTGACCATTGATTACAATTACAAGTGGATAAGTGctgttttatataacattttgatTAAGTGAGatgtatgaaaaaattaaatgtaactttGATATATTGAAACTGCAATAGTTGGTGGCAAGTCTTAAGAAGTGAATCACAGAAtcattgattcaaatgatttattcaaatccgctgattcattcatgaatgaaGCAAATGACCACTGTCTTAATGAATGGATCATTGAGTTGGTCATCATTTGTTGTTAAAAAACGCAAAGGCAAGCTTCACTATTACAGCATATTTCATTTTGTAACACTGTTCTTGAAATGTATATCTAAACCCTTTTAAATCTGACAACAATGAAACTGAAACTTGTCttctacttttttatatatagagcAGCCTTTAACTCTCTTcagtgttttaattttatttttatttttctataatttttaacactttttaattGTACTTTTATAGTCTTCATTTGTTTTAATAGGACTGGTTGTAATGGTTGAAATATTTGTTACTTTTATATCTCCGTCACCAagtcatttataatatatagaaATGGTGAATCTGTTTTGAGAGAAGCATTATATTGGCCTGtaattctttcaaaaaccttgCACAACAATGCAGCCTACAGCTCCGCTGTGCAAGGCCTGCTCAAGCGAATCCATGACAGCAACACACTTCTACATGGCTGCACAATGTGTCTGCTTCATGTgacactgtgttctgttgttcCCACACAGAGAAGCAGTGGGGGTAGCAGAGGGGCTTCTTCTTGTTTGTCTCTAAACATGTATTATACCAGCTGATGTCACAGTCGCAAGTGCTGGAGAAGAGCTCTGATTGGCTTGGAGGGAGGCAGAATATTTTCAAGGAAATTAAGTACTATCAACAAATAGGCCAAAATAAATAGCACACTGCATAAAGTAAGAGCTGAGCAGTAGCACACATTATTACATAAGACTTCAGAAGACAGTCAGGCCAGTACTTTCACAAATCACAGAATCTGAAATCAGATCACTTGAATGTGTAGTGCAGCAATGATTACTAGTGCTGATCTATTGTAGATCTTTCAACCAAAAATATGATCTACACTAGTCCAGAATTTagaacaattatgatttttttaaagaagtctcttatgctcaccaaggctgcataaaaaagtaataaaaaaaaaaaaactgaaatattattgcaatttaaaataactgttttgtattttaatatattttaaaaaattaaaaagaaacatttcttaaatcaATACCGTTTTTTAACGAATAATACACcaccatttaaaaatgttatttaaaaatatatatataataataataataatacttttattcagcaaggtctCATCATTGTTCAAAAGGCACAGAAAATACacttataatgctacaaaagagttatatttcaaataaattaattgtattatttctaGTCAtcaagaaaaatatattaaattttaaaacatattcagatagaaaacagttatttaaaattatagtGATATTTCAcattgttactgtttttactgtatttctgataaattcagtgcagccttggtgagcataagagatctTAAATACTGAGCATAAGTCCTTCAATACTGGATATAGATCACAGTTGTtgttttatccatccatccatccatccatcttcttccgcttatccggggccgggtcgcgggggcagcagtctaagcagagaaccccagacttccctctccctagacacttcctccagctcttctggggggacaccgaggcgttcccaggccagccgggagacatagtctctccagcgtgtcctaggtcttccccggggtctcctcccagtgggacgcgcccggaaacaccttcccgggaaggcgtccaggaggcatccggaacagatgcccgagccacctcggctgacccctctcgatgtggaggagcagcggctctactctgagctcctcccgggtgactgagcttctcaccctatctctaagggatcgcccagccaccctgcggagaaagctcatttcagccgcctgtatccgggatcttgtcctttcggtcatgacccaaagctcatgaccataggtgagagtaggaacgtagattgaccggtaaatcgagagcttcgccttgcggctcagctctttcttcaccacgacagaccggtacatcgaccgcattactgcagaagctgcaccgatccgtctgtcaatctcccgttccatccttccctcactcgtgaacaagaccccaagatacttaaactcctccacttgaggcaggaactctccaccaacctgaagtgggcaagccacccttttccgactgaggaccatggcctcggatttggaggtgctgattctcatcccagccgcttcacactcggctgcaaaccgtcccagttcatgctgaaggtcctggcttgatgaagccaacacgacaacatcatccacaaagagcagagacgaaatcgtgttgtcaccaaacctgaccccctccggcccctggctgcgcctagaaatcataaaaatcatgaacagaactggcgacaaagggcagccctgccggagtccaacacgcaccgggaacaagtctgacttactgctggcaatacgaaccaagctcctgctccggtcgtacagggaccggatagcccttagcaaagggccccggaccccatactcccggagcaccctccacaggccgccgcgagggagacagtcgaatgccttctccaaatccacaaagcacatgtggactggttgggcaaactcccatgaaccctccagcaccctgtagagggtatagagctggtccagtgttccacggcctggacgaaaaccacactgttcctcctgaatccgaggttctactatcggccggattctcctctccagtaccctggcatagactttcccagggaggctgagaagtgtgatccccctgtagttggaacacaccctccggtcccccttcttaaaaagagggaccaccaccccggtctgccatcccagaggcaccgtccccgactgccacgcgatgctgcagaggcgtgtcagccaagacagccccacaacatccagagacttgaggtactcagggcggatctcatccacccccggtgccttgccaccgaggagtttcttgactacctcggtgacttcagcctgggtgatggacgagtccacatctgagccctcagcctctgcttcctcaatggatgACGTGACAGCGgggttgaggagatcctcgaagtattccttccaccgtccaacgacatccccagttgaggtcaacagctccccacctctactgtaaacagcgttggtagggcactgcttccctctcctgaggcgccggacggtttgccagaatctcttcgaggccgaccgatagtccttctccatggcctcaccgaactcctcccaggcccgagtttttgcctccacaaccacccgggctgcagtccacttggcctgccggtacctgtcagctgcctcaggagtcccacaagccaaccaggcccaataggactccttcttcagcttgacggcatcccttacttccggtgtccaccaccgggttcggggattgccgcctcgacaggcaccggagaccttacggccacagctccgagcggccgcttcgacaatggaggtggagaacatggtccactcggactcaatatctccagcctccctcgggatccggtcgaagctctgccggaggtgggagttgaagatctctctgacaggaggctcggccaaacgttcccagcagaccctcacagtacgtttgggtctgccgagtctgtccagcttcctcccccgccatcggatccaactcaccaccaggtggtgatcagttgacagctccgcccctctcttcacccgagtttccaagacatacggccggaggtcggatgaaacgaccacaaagtcgatcatcgacctacggcctagggtgtcctggtgccacgtgtactgatggacacccttatgcttgaacatggtgttcgttatggacaagctgtaactagcacataagtccaataactgaacaccactcgggttcagatcagttTTCATAActtcccctccttgaactgccaccttaacgtggtggaggggtttgagtacccgaatgaccctacgagctatgttgtccggggctatatgcccctggtagggtctcccaaggcaaacaggtcctaggcgatgggtcagactaagagcggttcacaaaccccttatgaAAAGATCACATCAAAgtaccgtgacgtcgcccggtatggcgcagccggggccccaccctggagccaggcccggggttggggctcgtatgcgagcgcctggtggccgggcctccccccacggggtccggccgggctcagcccgaaggagcgacgtggggccgccttcccgtgggctcaccacctacaggagggaccgtaaggcgccggtgcttagagaatcgggcagcAGTCGAAGGCAGGGGCCTCAACAgtccgatccctggacacggaaactagctctagggacgtggaatgttgttttatcattttgtttttttcttatacTGTAGTTTTCATAACTTTACTATTACTCTAAAATGTGGAGTTACAATGAATAAAATACAGTAAGTGTGTCTAAATATTTGGTTGGTATCtcattattagtattaaaaaaactaaagcaCTGATCAATTCCTAAGTAGTGACAGATTaactaattaataatattattagcctaatattattatttattttcgtttattttgtaattttataaattttagaTTTCAGACGGTCTCCCATTCCACGGTGCTTCCACTAATACAAAATGAACTCTCAAAAACAGATGCAAGTATTTGGGTGGGAGGGAGCAGTCCACTGCTGGCAAGCTCCTTAGGCAATATATGACTGTAAGATGAAGTCACAAACATTGCGACTGGAGTCAACTCCCACTCATCGGTCAGCACAGTCAATGCTTTATGTGAAGAAGTACCAGCTGGTGCCACGGTCTCACAGTCCTCCATAGTTATTTGTGTGCATCAGAAACTGGGAAATGGACATAATATTTAAGCATAAATCCATAACTACCATCTTTGGGTGTTTAATTGCCTTATTCCTTCACAAAAACTGCTTTGCTGATAAAAGTAAGTAACTCCTGTTTCAGTTTTTAGATTTTAACTATTTGCTAAACTATTGTTAGCAACGCTATTGTCTCGGTACGACATGTGTCATGTGGGCATTTTTTATGATGTAAGCAATTTCAGTTTAGTCAGTGGCAATAAAAAGACGCCATGTCTGTTCATTGTCATTGTCTACAGATGACAGGAATGTAGAGCTTCAAAATATGTCTAGTTGTTCAAAATACTTGCCTACATAGAGTGTATTCTGTCATAGAAAATAACTCGTATCACGTTTCTGTCCATACACATTTATACAAAGATATCGTATTATTGCAGGCTATTATCTGTAAAATATtcatttctacaaaaatatttttatgactaGATTTTATTACATTATGACAAAGAAAATGTTGTAATATCTGCTACGTAAGAATTGGTCATATTTGTTTTCTCTCTGCAGTTTGTACAGTCCCCTCAGAGCCTGTGACAATTCAAGAGAATAACACAGCTGACACAGTTGTTGTCCGTATAAACACAATAACAAAGGATGTAACGCTGAACCTCACTGAGAATCCTGGGAATGCCTTCGATCTGAAGGGTTCAGAACTGATAGCAAAGAAAGGCCTGGACTTTGAAGTATGTTTATTTCATGACTTTCCATTGTCTTGTGTCAGTTTGAGCAACTACGATGACATTATTCCCAGCTTCATATGGTAGATATGTTTACATGGTTTCTAGCTGGTCATTTATGGTCATTATCTGATCCAAGTTGATTTAGATAATGGTTAATCAGGTACACTAAATGACAGTGGACCTGGTTTAGTAGACCAAACAGGACCAGGAACAAACCAGCACCAGCTTGACCATCTTAAACTGATATAACTTTGTTTTAATATGACTTGGTTTAACACTGGACTACTCATGAAAATACACAATTACAGAAGTTTGATCCTAACTTCAGCTGATTGTTTTCCAGACACTTTCAAGTCCTGAAGAACTAACTGTCCAGATCCGATGTAACAAAACTGGCTACAGAAGTGTAAGTTACTCGGATCTGCAATTACAAGCATATGCagataaatgcaaaacaaactaaaataaaaaagtcttagcattagataaaatattaacaaaggtGTCATTTGATTGAAAGAAAGATAGCACACAATTTTTAAGCAAAAAATACATACTATaaacactgcacagactaaaaataaaaataaatgtaaaagaaaataaaatcactACTTGTATTTCAGTGAACTACGTGATTGCTCCATTAGGATACCTGAGTGACTTCTTTGTTCACTAAACATTGCATCTGATTAAATCTGAAACCATCTGATTAAAAATAATTGCAAGACTGCTTCAGAAAAGTGTAGACTAGTGTGAGATACAGTAAGCTCTGGCATTTATCATTTCTTTGTAGATTCCACTTGGTATTACTGTATGTTATCTAATGTAATGACATCAAGTCTTCCAGTCCTTTTGGGGGTCACTTATATCGAGGACTACTAGATAATTTTGTTGTTGTACATTTTAAGTTGTacattttatctacagatcactCTGACTGTGATTGTTCGTGTTGTGAATATCAATGACAACCCTCCATCATTTGACAAGAGCGAGTATACACTTGACGTAAATGAGGTGAGAGCATATTGTAATTCAGCATTTGTCCTATAGGacatgttttaaataattgttggTCCTGGAACAATATTCCCAACAACCAATCAATCCAAAACCAATTTAAGGGATAAGGTTCAGCTTCAGCTTGGGTTTGTGGCTTAAACAACATTcttattacaaacaaacaaaaaagctgaCCATGTTATGACCAGCAAAAGTTGTTGATCCATGTACACAATCTTCTTGGCAAAATCACGATTTCATACATTGTACGTTAAGTCAGACAGCTTCTtcatcatttttttaatctactgTCACAGTGAGGATGTTGCCATTCTAGTCCATTAATGCTGCATTTTGTTTGTTGCACAGCTCACACCAGTTAATACCAGCATTGCCCTGATTGAAGCAATAGATGACGATTCTGAGGTTCTGTATTATTCTATGGAACCAACTGTGGTAAGTAATCAACCTTTTCTctattgagaaaataaaaaagtatttcagGAATAGTTTGTTTGCCCCCAAAATAGGAGTGTCATCATTCTCTCATCCTTATGTTATTCGTTCTGTATACAACaacaagataatttttttatacacTGAAAGTACCAGAGCCAGAATCTGTAAATCTTcataaaaaaaggacaaaatcataaaagcatcataaacatggctgcacttttaaaaaataaaggtgcttcaaaaggttcttcaaacaatgccatagaagaaccaattttggttccacaacagaccattcagtcaaaggttattTAAAGAACCATTTCTTTTATACCTTTTTGTAATCTAAAGAGCCTTCATTCGCCAtcacaaaaaaacttttgtgaaacagaaaggttcttcagatgataAAGGTTcttttatggaaccatttagacaaaaagcttATTCTATGGCAccttgaagcacctttatttttaagagtgtgctgTGCCGTTTAAAGTCATATGCTTTGTGTGAAGATCAAACTGAAGCTtaaaggttcacccaaaaatgaaaattcattgaTCAGTTTCTCACCCTCATCATTCCAAATCCATAagactttgttcatcttcaaaagttgaaatcttcaaaatatttttaatgaaatctgagaggtTTCTGTCCTTGCATTGAAAGGTTCAGGGTCACCCAAAACTTCAGCTTGGGTAATTCCTTCAAATGTTCGTAATGACATGGTAAAAATAATCCATTTGAATTTGAATAGTTTAGTCCATGCTTTTTTGAAACATTGTGTTTAAATGACATTGTTTGCACACTTGGACTGTTTCTTTACAGAACAGATACTTCAGACTTGAGACCATGTATACACCAAACATCCTTGTGAACAAGATTTTAGATTATGATGTCATCCAACAGGTGAAACTGATCTTGCATGTGCAGGTATGTAAAAATTGTTTCATTTAAATCTAATAAATTCAGAAATTGTCTCCTGATCTCACGTATAACACAAACGATTCTTGACTCTTACAGGATACTCCACCTCCATCACAACTGGTTGAACACTCTTTCACAGCTTCAGCAACCATCATCGTCAATATTATAGACATTGATAACCGTCCTCCCTGGTTTCAACCATGTACAAGAGTAACCACTGGTAATGCCAAAATCTGCCTGAGCCTTGGCTACAGGGTCAGGGTGAACTTAACAGAGAAACAGGtacattttcattaatattatgacCATAgaaatagttcgcccaaaaatgaatatttgctgaaTATTTGTTTACCCTTAGACCATCCaagttgtagatgagtttgtttcttcatcagaacagatttagagaaatttttcattacatcacttgtttacCAATGGATCCCctgcactgaatgggtgccgtcaaaatgagagttcaaactgctgataaaaacaacacaaagcaATCAGCCAACTCCAGTccagaaattaacattttgtgaagtgaaatctatcattaaaacatttaatcttCACTTtgggctaaaatacaagtcctctatccatagtATTGATTTCTCCAAGTTCTCTGTTCCCATTAAGAAACAATGGGatgtcttggatggcctgagaaattttaaagcaaattttaaactattcttttaataaatgcaatggtatGTGTTGAAATGATACATAATAAATTGATATTTCCAGGATGGAGCATTGCAATTTCAGCCAGGGCCAGTGTATGCCAGAGATGGAGATAAAAGCAGAAATGAAGAGATAAGCTATAAAATTGTTCGAGGTATTAAAGCATTTTTCCTAACATTACAGTTAATCCTACACACTCAGTGTTCAACATGAACATAATCATTTCTGTGATTGTCTAGGAAATGAGGACAACATATTTCAGATTGATGAGAAATCTGGAAACATATCCATGCTGAAACCAGCAGATATAGCAGGCCCTATATCACTCTTAGTTTTAGTGAGTTTCTTGTGCATATTCTGAAGACTTTGAGAAGTTTAGTCTACACTAAGTATACAATTTTCACTGCTTAATTTTTATAATAGCATCCTTCCTTTATCTGTCCTTTCCAGGCTTCCCAGGTTGTAAATAGAGATCAATTTGCTACCACTTCAGTCACTATTGAAGTAATGAAAAAGAGCAGAAATGCACCACGGTTTGAGAAGGACCGATATGAAGGGTATGTTTACAGTAATTCAGGGCCTGAAAACATGGTGCTAAGGGACAGGACATCCAACAGACCCATCAGAGTCAGAGCAAGGGATGAAGATTTCGCGAGTGTAAGTTTTACATAATTTGACTTTTACATTACAGTATATGCAGACATTGTACTGTGATTTAACCATGTGAACTCAGAGCTATGTCCTTGATGGTTTTGGAATAACATCAGTTTTTAGGTTTAGGGTTGATGTTAGGTCTGGGGTTGGGGCTTAAGCAACATTCATACCAACTTATCACTCCCCACTGATTTTAAAGCTGGTTAGATTTAATGGTTAGAgggcaatatttttttaagagaaaTGTTTTTTccaggaccaaaaaaaaaaatgtaataaaggaTAAATATCCTACTTGGCAACATTATGGTCACCCATAAAgactgaatacatttaataagagAGTGTCAGTTTCTCCCTTTATTTTTCAGGGAATCAATCCTGATGTAAGATATGAAGTTCAGTATAGCAGCTATGTTAATATCACAACAGATGGGTTTATACTTTTGAAGAAAGCTGTTCGGACTGATTCCTTCGCTCTGCAGGCAAGTAAACATGTTTTGCTACATCTATTTTGAGAAATTTTTAACTACTAGTTGACAGTAGTTGCATATGAAATCtgtctactttttttttactttttattgaaaTACTGGTCAAACTTTATATTGACAATTTACTACACTAGAAACAGACATTGAAACAGTTTTCACTCTGATTGAGAGTTTTTCACttgctagcaaatttcacaaatagTTACAAAGAAACGGCAAATAACATCAAAATACGGTTGGAGTAATGCTAACAGTGTAACTACAAATGTTAATTTAAGGTTATTGGTTAGGTACATTGTAACTACAGTAAGGctacttaatataaagtgtgactGAAAATGATTTCTTTTGTCACTAGCTTCGGGCAGTGGATGTGTCTACTGGTGAGACAGGGACAGCTAGTCTTTCTGTGACTGTAGTACCATGTAAGTTATACTTTCAACATTTatactgaagaccttgattacctAAACTTTGCTGGAAGTTGGccttccaggagcaggattggacaccccttgTTTAAGTGTAAAGgttctaatatttttttctgcatgttgctGTCTAATTTTTCTCTTTGCACACCTGCCATATCAGCAGTAGGGGTCCAGTCACCCGACGAGGGGTACCGTGCAGGAGACATGGCTTTGCTGGGCTTTGTGATGGCTGCATTACTGGTGCTCTGCCTCATTGTGATTGGCTATCTGATATCCCGCGTCAAGAAGGGGAATCCTGATGCATTCAAGTCTG includes these proteins:
- the LOC132109914 gene encoding cadherin-related family member 5-like translates to MDIIFKHKSITTIFGCLIALFLHKNCFADKICTVPSEPVTIQENNTADTVVVRINTITKDVTLNLTENPGNAFDLKGSELIAKKGLDFETLSSPEELTVQIRCNKTGYRSITLTVIVRVVNINDNPPSFDKSEYTLDVNELTPVNTSIALIEAIDDDSEVLYYSMEPTVNRYFRLETMYTPNILVNKILDYDVIQQVKLILHVQDTPPPSQLVEHSFTASATIIVNIIDIDNRPPWFQPCTRVTTGNAKICLSLGYRVRVNLTEKQDGALQFQPGPVYARDGDKSRNEEISYKIVRGNEDNIFQIDEKSGNISMLKPADIAGPISLLVLASQVVNRDQFATTSVTIEVMKKSRNAPRFEKDRYEGYVYSNSGPENMVLRDRTSNRPIRVRARDEDFASGINPDVRYEVQYSSYVNITTDGFILLKKAVRTDSFALQLRAVDVSTGETGTASLSVTVVPSVGVQSPDEGYRAGDMALLGFVMAALLVLCLIVIGYLISRVKKGNPDAFKSECLGLCLKFTQPPNRPRDSMQLTNDGFLNEGDTGRSRSRRAELRERLDAVQAARVRVIPRKRQRHCSSCGLQTHTTHSHHSPDVQARGKANKHKVKSILAKERRKDDRQKTVWFKESEDSSDIEVEIIPDNIGLKPEEEMEKIEWDFASTQTEDSEMELGELTMLNIQDLSSRETVISDSREGLNTERRDQ